The Ferroacidibacillus organovorans genome contains a region encoding:
- a CDS encoding ABC transporter permease, with protein sequence MLIEHTLQYFAQHTGSIIRATEQQIVLVLIPIGLAVLIAVPMTILATRVRKLYPWIIGFSNAVQTIPSLALLVLMITFGLGIGVLPSIVALFIYALMPIVRNTYVGIDGVASELKEAAIGMGSTKWQLLWFVELPLALRVILTGIRSSLVSTVGFATLAALVGGGGLGSLILQGLSMASNSIVLAGTIPAVLLAFLAEFLMGQLEKWMTPRGLRVRVGGAGER encoded by the coding sequence ATGTTGATTGAACATACGCTCCAGTATTTTGCGCAACACACAGGCAGTATCATCAGGGCGACAGAGCAACAGATCGTCTTGGTGTTGATTCCGATTGGATTGGCGGTTTTGATCGCCGTTCCGATGACCATTCTGGCGACTCGCGTGCGCAAATTGTACCCATGGATTATCGGGTTTAGCAATGCGGTGCAAACCATCCCGAGTCTCGCGCTGCTTGTCTTGATGATTACATTTGGGCTTGGCATCGGTGTTCTTCCGTCGATTGTCGCACTTTTTATCTACGCGCTCATGCCCATTGTCCGAAATACGTACGTAGGGATCGATGGTGTCGCCTCAGAGTTAAAGGAAGCGGCGATTGGGATGGGATCCACAAAATGGCAACTCCTTTGGTTTGTTGAGCTTCCATTGGCGCTTCGGGTCATTCTTACAGGCATTCGTTCTTCATTGGTTTCTACCGTAGGATTTGCCACGCTGGCAGCTTTGGTGGGCGGGGGTGGACTTGGTTCGCTGATTCTGCAAGGACTTAGCATGGCGAGCAACTCGATTGTCTTGGCGGGAACCATCCCGGCCGTTTTACTGGCGTTTTTAGCCGAGTTTTTGATGGGTCAACTGGAAAAATGGATGACACCGCGCGGATTGCGCGTGCGGGTGGGGGGCGCGGGAGAGCGATGA